ACGTGTCGAGCTGCAACACGTACGATTACGGAGACGCCCAATACTGGGACGCCCGCTACGTCCAAGAAGGTGACTCCTTATTCGACTGGTGCCAGCGCTACTCTGCTCTCCGCCCTTTCATCCGCAACTTCATTCCCCTCACCTCCTCTCCTGTTCTCGTCGTCGGCTCCGGCAATGCCGGTAACTTGCCTCTTCCTCTTTTTCTCCTTATTTTCTTCACTATTGGGTAGTTCAAATCCTAGGACTTTTGTCAATGCTAGGAATCGAATCGAATATGATGGATTGAATTCTTCATGTTTTTAGTTATGTCGGAGGACATGGCGAAAGATGGATATGAAGACATAATGAACATTGACATCTCATCAGTGGCTATCAACCTCATGAAGACCAGAAACAAGCACATTCCTCAGTTGAAAGGTAACCAAACTCCTCGTTGGAATCTCTACCCACTACAGTTCTATGTTGTATTGTCAATGGTAACTtggcatttttattttttgttttgtttttgattccTTAATAGACAAGCAAATGGATGTGAGGGATATGAGCTTCTTCCCAGATGAATCCTTTGACGGTATTATTGATAAAGGTACAGAGTCTGTTTATTTGTTGTGGTTGATTTTTAAAATACGCGGTATCGTATACTAATGTGTCTTCTATGGCTTCATTGCCACTTTCTAGTAAACAGCCTTTGTTCTGGAACATCTATTGCCACTTTCTTTAGAATATTATGACTGGACTGGATGTGCATTGATGTACAAGTTTCTCATGAAGAATTGAGACATTTTTAGAAATCAAAAATGTTGATGAAAGTTCTGGGTTTTCTCCTATGTTGATTATAATACATTTCGAGATCGGAGTTCATACA
This portion of the Rosa chinensis cultivar Old Blush chromosome 1, RchiOBHm-V2, whole genome shotgun sequence genome encodes:
- the LOC112175060 gene encoding EEF1A lysine methyltransferase 4, whose translation is MMRDVSSCNTYDYGDAQYWDARYVQEGDSLFDWCQRYSALRPFIRNFIPLTSSPVLVVGSGNAVMSEDMAKDGYEDIMNIDISSVAINLMKTRNKHIPQLKDKQMDVRDMSFFPDESFDGIIDKV